From Aliarcobacter butzleri, the proteins below share one genomic window:
- the prpF gene encoding 2-methylaconitate cis-trans isomerase PrpF has translation MSYEPQMRVKATYMRGGTSKGTFFNIADLPKEAQEDKVKRDKLLQRIVGSPDIYKQQMDGMGGATSSTSKAILVGKSTVPNHDVDYYFGQVAIDKDFMDWSGNCGNLSSAVGPFAIHEGLVDNVPQNGVCCVRIWQANIKKTILCYVTMVDGQVKEMGDYYIDGVAFPAEEILLEFAEPVDPSEELFPTGNLVDDLEVPGIGTFKATMITAGIPTIFLNAADIGYKGTELQADINSDAEALARFEKIRSYGALKMGLISDLKEAETRQHTPKIAFVAPKSDFTTSSGKEVKADEIDLHVRALSMQKLHHAMMGTASVAIGVAACIEGTLVNLAAGGGEKTAVEFGHPSGTLKVGAVIKKENGKYIVDKATMSRSARIIMKGEVYAPADIMK, from the coding sequence ATGAGTTATGAGCCACAAATGAGAGTTAAAGCAACATATATGAGAGGTGGAACTTCAAAAGGAACATTTTTTAATATAGCAGATCTTCCAAAAGAAGCACAAGAAGACAAAGTAAAAAGAGATAAACTTCTTCAAAGAATAGTTGGAAGTCCAGATATTTATAAACAACAAATGGATGGTATGGGAGGAGCAACTTCTTCTACTTCTAAAGCAATACTTGTAGGAAAATCAACTGTACCAAACCATGATGTTGATTACTATTTTGGTCAAGTTGCAATAGATAAAGATTTTATGGATTGGAGTGGAAATTGTGGAAATTTAAGTTCAGCTGTTGGACCTTTTGCTATTCATGAAGGTTTAGTTGATAATGTACCACAAAATGGTGTTTGTTGTGTAAGAATTTGGCAAGCAAATATTAAAAAAACAATTCTTTGTTATGTAACAATGGTTGATGGACAAGTAAAAGAGATGGGTGATTACTATATTGATGGTGTTGCTTTCCCTGCTGAAGAGATTTTATTAGAGTTTGCAGAACCTGTTGATCCAAGTGAAGAATTATTTCCTACTGGAAATTTAGTAGATGATTTAGAAGTTCCTGGAATTGGAACATTTAAAGCAACTATGATAACAGCAGGAATTCCTACAATATTTTTAAATGCTGCTGATATAGGATATAAAGGAACAGAACTTCAAGCTGATATTAATAGTGACGCTGAAGCTCTTGCAAGATTTGAAAAAATAAGAAGTTACGGTGCTTTAAAAATGGGTCTTATAAGTGATTTAAAAGAAGCAGAGACTAGACAACATACTCCAAAAATTGCATTTGTTGCTCCAAAAAGTGATTTTACAACTTCAAGTGGAAAAGAAGTAAAAGCTGATGAAATAGATTTACATGTAAGAGCTTTATCTATGCAAAAACTTCACCATGCTATGATGGGAACAGCTTCTGTTGCAATTGGTGTTGCAGCTTGTATTGAAGGAACTTTAGTAAATTTAGCTGCTGGTGGTGGAGAAAAAACTGCCGTTGAGTTTGGGCACCCATCAGGAACACTAAAAGTTGGAGCAGTTATCAAAAAAGAAAATGGAAAATATATAGTTGATAAAGCTACAATGAGCCGAAGTGCAAGAATCATTATGAAAGGTGAAGTTTACGCACCTGCTGATATTATGAAATAA
- a CDS encoding DUF4878 domain-containing protein: protein MRDIIKLGLLSLIISLTFTACMEDNPETVTKKYMEALKDGNFNEVSKVVSEDMKNNLSNNIFVNCIINPEIKDEVIPKLEEKKIDIDEYNKLTLDKKTKIINECFKHWSKSLENVSSYKILFSKLNEKSNDAIVSVEVKLKNSEIKQEFISLKRIDNEWKVIE from the coding sequence TTGAGAGATATTATAAAGCTAGGATTATTAAGCCTAATCATTTCATTAACGTTTACAGCTTGTATGGAAGACAATCCAGAAACAGTTACAAAAAAATATATGGAAGCTTTAAAAGATGGAAATTTCAATGAAGTTTCTAAAGTTGTAAGTGAGGATATGAAAAATAATCTATCAAATAATATATTTGTAAATTGTATAATAAATCCTGAAATCAAAGATGAAGTTATACCAAAATTAGAAGAGAAAAAAATTGATATTGATGAGTACAATAAGCTTACTTTAGATAAAAAAACTAAAATTATAAATGAATGTTTTAAACATTGGAGTAAATCTTTGGAAAATGTATCTTCTTATAAAATTTTATTTTCAAAATTAAATGAAAAATCAAATGATGCTATTGTAAGTGTAGAAGTAAAACTTAAAAATAGTGAAATTAAACAAGAATTTATAAGTCTAAAAAGAATTGATAATGAGTGGAAAGTTATAGAGTAG
- a CDS encoding DsbA family protein, with protein MNFSKILSLSVILSASLFANDSTVVDFEKKRVAQNPNVKVKDVKVNTKKDLPLAGWNGYILDVEAIVQEKSLKVKDILFSNGDYIALDLIDAKTGKSLKDLVTPNLTSNYYDKTKLIAGNHNAKDKIVVFSDPLCPFCMEYIPEVINYVNKNSDSIALYYYAFPLVQIHPASEALSKIIEVAKNKGVKDIELKAYKTDWETYFSPKENDEKKILEAFNKELKTNIKLEEIASKDINEKLSKDMSMGEEVMVTGTPTIFVNGVKDTTRELYKTLGKK; from the coding sequence ATGAATTTTTCAAAAATATTATCCCTAAGCGTTATTTTAAGTGCATCTTTATTTGCAAATGATAGTACAGTTGTAGATTTTGAGAAAAAAAGAGTTGCTCAAAATCCAAATGTAAAAGTAAAAGATGTAAAAGTTAATACAAAAAAAGATTTACCTCTTGCTGGTTGGAATGGTTATATTTTAGATGTTGAAGCAATTGTTCAAGAAAAATCTTTAAAAGTAAAAGATATTTTATTTAGTAATGGTGATTATATTGCTTTAGATTTAATTGATGCAAAAACTGGAAAATCTTTAAAAGATTTAGTAACTCCAAATCTAACTTCAAACTATTATGACAAAACAAAATTAATTGCAGGGAATCATAATGCAAAAGATAAAATAGTAGTTTTTTCTGATCCACTTTGCCCATTTTGTATGGAATATATCCCTGAAGTTATAAATTATGTAAATAAAAATAGTGATAGTATTGCTTTATATTATTATGCTTTTCCTCTAGTTCAAATTCATCCGGCTTCTGAGGCTTTATCAAAGATTATTGAAGTTGCAAAAAATAAAGGTGTAAAAGATATTGAATTAAAAGCTTATAAAACTGATTGGGAAACATATTTTTCTCCTAAAGAAAATGATGAGAAAAAAATTCTTGAAGCTTTTAACAAAGAGTTAAAAACAAATATAAAACTTGAAGAAATTGCTTCAAAAGATATAAATGAAAAACTTTCAAAAGATATGTCAATGGGTGAAGAAGTTATGGTAACAGGAACACCAACAATTTTTGTAAATGGTGTAAAAGATACAACTAGAGAACTTTATAAAACATTAGGGAAAAAATAA
- the hemC gene encoding hydroxymethylbilane synthase, producing MEKLVIATRRSQLALWQSEYVKSRLLEHYPNMQIELQEFVTKGDKILDVPLAKIGGKGLFTKELEVAMLEGSAHLAVHSLKDVPTQFEDGLMLAAVTKRFDPRDAFLSNKYTSLEELPKGAIVGTTSLRRRMALKILRPDIELKDLRGNINTRIAKLNAGEYDAIILAATGIQKLGIENEVKYFSPISTDIMIPSMGQATLGIETTNDPKVLEILKVLNDNNAHIESTVERSFVDTLQGGCQVPIGVKATILDENSIRVQAIVGMPDGSEYISEDITADIEDYETIGQNLAQIFIDQGAKELLEKAEKVAFK from the coding sequence ATGGAAAAATTAGTAATAGCAACAAGAAGAAGCCAACTTGCACTTTGGCAAAGTGAATATGTAAAATCAAGACTTTTAGAACATTATCCAAATATGCAAATAGAACTTCAAGAGTTTGTAACAAAAGGGGATAAAATTTTAGATGTTCCTTTGGCAAAAATCGGAGGAAAAGGACTTTTTACAAAAGAACTTGAAGTTGCAATGCTTGAAGGAAGTGCTCATCTTGCAGTTCACTCTTTAAAAGATGTACCAACTCAATTTGAAGATGGTTTAATGCTTGCTGCTGTTACTAAAAGATTTGACCCAAGAGATGCTTTTTTAAGTAATAAATATACTTCATTAGAAGAGTTACCAAAAGGTGCAATAGTTGGAACAACAAGTTTAAGAAGAAGAATGGCATTAAAAATTTTAAGACCAGATATTGAACTTAAAGACTTAAGAGGAAATATCAATACAAGAATTGCAAAACTAAATGCAGGTGAATATGATGCAATAATACTTGCAGCAACAGGTATTCAAAAACTTGGAATTGAAAATGAAGTAAAATATTTCTCTCCAATTTCAACTGATATTATGATTCCATCAATGGGACAAGCAACACTAGGAATTGAAACAACAAATGACCCAAAAGTATTAGAAATACTAAAAGTTTTAAACGATAACAATGCCCACATTGAATCAACAGTGGAAAGAAGTTTTGTTGATACTTTACAAGGTGGTTGTCAAGTTCCAATTGGTGTAAAAGCTACTATTTTAGATGAAAATTCAATAAGAGTTCAAGCAATAGTTGGTATGCCAGATGGTAGTGAATATATAAGTGAAGATATAACTGCAGATATTGAAGATTATGAAACTATTGGACAAAATCTAGCTCAAATCTTTATAGATCAAGGTGCAAAAGAGTTGTTAGAAAAAGCAGAAAAAGTAGCTTTTAAATAA
- a CDS encoding DUF4153 domain-containing protein — protein sequence MSLNTIILNFLKKLLGSALEYKFSSFFIFLFSIASIILVDKNFYYGSKEYIYLINIIYASSVGFLLTLVAYFSKKKKILLAVSLFLTGLYFYYLPFNEDYSTVIFFSNYLCIIAICISLLLYIPFHNEQKDNQRFLNWAINIIESIVISSIFGIILFVSLYIAITSIVILFDLKIEKFIYAQYLAIIVFGVFCTHYFLLSLNKNPQASELNLTFYNKIGNFFSKYILTTIVVIYSLILLGYIIKILFLQEWPNGVVVWLSLTFAIFSLLTYIFWTPYENRYKKLLIFVALIQLSLLFVAIYMRIAQYGWSTNRYMIVLTAIWLVGAFVYILIYKKYRYDYIFLAFALMLFISQYGYKMNSYYVNDIAQLNRLTQLLSQNSVLSNKTDKTIRCDISSAIDSLYTHRNIEFLNQAMPNIYDKYKYIKDKEYSNRYYSFPNYATEKLGFKYLSNWECGKNQTAYQNDNIYIYSNNTTDIIDVSGGYDVMNRNTLTIFHENSKYTIKIPTKDNLNFSEFDMSDFINKFKKSDTNESKSVKYNNDDLTFVAQDKNMKIKLFFYSMSISELSGDVVYPSTYILIKYLK from the coding sequence ATGAGCTTAAATACTATTATTTTAAATTTTTTAAAAAAACTTTTAGGCTCTGCACTAGAGTACAAGTTTTCTTCATTTTTTATCTTTTTATTTTCTATTGCTTCTATCATATTAGTAGATAAAAATTTTTACTATGGTTCTAAAGAATATATCTATCTTATAAATATAATTTATGCTTCATCAGTTGGATTTTTACTAACATTAGTTGCATATTTTAGTAAGAAAAAAAAGATTTTATTGGCTGTTTCTTTATTTTTAACAGGTTTATATTTTTATTATTTACCTTTTAATGAAGATTATTCAACTGTTATTTTCTTTTCAAACTATCTTTGTATAATAGCTATTTGTATATCATTACTTTTATATATTCCATTTCACAATGAACAAAAAGATAATCAAAGGTTTTTGAATTGGGCTATAAATATTATAGAATCAATTGTAATAAGTTCTATTTTCGGAATTATTTTATTCGTATCTTTGTATATTGCAATTACTTCAATTGTTATATTATTTGATTTGAAAATAGAAAAATTTATATATGCTCAATATTTAGCGATTATTGTTTTTGGTGTTTTTTGTACACACTATTTTTTATTATCGCTTAATAAAAATCCACAAGCTTCAGAGTTAAACTTAACTTTTTACAATAAAATAGGAAACTTTTTTAGTAAATACATTTTAACAACAATAGTTGTAATATACTCTTTGATTTTATTAGGTTATATTATCAAAATACTATTTCTTCAAGAGTGGCCAAATGGTGTAGTTGTTTGGTTATCACTTACATTTGCTATTTTTTCTCTACTTACTTATATATTTTGGACACCTTATGAAAATAGATATAAAAAACTTTTAATCTTTGTAGCTCTTATTCAACTATCTTTACTTTTTGTAGCTATTTATATGAGAATAGCACAATATGGTTGGAGTACAAACAGATATATGATTGTGTTAACTGCAATTTGGTTAGTTGGAGCATTTGTATATATATTAATTTACAAAAAGTATAGATATGATTATATTTTTCTAGCTTTTGCTTTAATGCTATTTATAAGTCAATATGGCTATAAAATGAATAGCTATTATGTAAATGACATAGCTCAACTAAATAGATTAACTCAACTACTTTCACAAAATAGTGTGTTATCAAATAAAACAGATAAAACTATTAGATGTGATATTTCTAGCGCTATTGATTCATTATATACACATCGTAATATAGAATTTCTAAATCAAGCAATGCCAAATATTTATGATAAATATAAATATATAAAAGATAAAGAATATTCAAATAGATATTATAGTTTTCCAAACTATGCTACGGAAAAATTAGGATTCAAATATTTATCAAATTGGGAATGTGGCAAAAATCAAACTGCATATCAAAACGATAATATATACATTTACAGTAACAATACAACAGATATAATAGATGTATCTGGTGGCTATGATGTAATGAATAGAAATACTTTGACAATTTTTCATGAAAATAGTAAATATACAATCAAAATTCCTACAAAAGATAATTTGAATTTTAGTGAATTTGATATGTCAGATTTTATAAATAAATTTAAAAAATCTGATACAAATGAATCAAAAAGTGTAAAATATAATAATGATGATTTGACATTTGTAGCTCAAGATAAAAATATGAAAATAAAACTTTTCTTTTATTCTATGAGTATTAGTGAATTATCAGGAGATGTTGTTTATCCAAGTACATATATTTTAATTAAGTATCTTAAATAA
- the acnD gene encoding Fe/S-dependent 2-methylisocitrate dehydratase AcnD, whose amino-acid sequence MTNEKYLKQLDGLDVKYYDVKSAVEDIKAGSFAKLNYTSRVLAENLLRKCPSADLKDSLIQLIEKRTDKDFPWYPSRVICHDILGLTAFVDLAGLREAVAKEGGDPQKVNPVVPTQLIVDHSLAVECGGYDPDAFQKNRDIEDRRNADRFHFINWAKEAFNNVDVIPPGNGIMHQINLEKMSPVVHNIDGIASPDTLVGTDSHTPHVDALGVIAVGVGGLEAENVMLGNPSYMRVPEIIGVEITGTRAAGITATDIALSLTSFLRENNVISAYLEFYGSGIKYLDLGDRATISNMTPEYGASAAMFAIDNRTIDYLKITGREAKQVELVEKYAKANGLWADSLNEATYARTLKFDLSTVTRSLAGPSKPHKLVPTSTLEAEGITKKIEITNDVIPDGAVLIAAITSCTNTSNPRNVVAAGLLAKKANELGLTRKRWVKSSLAPGSKVAELYLKESGLLPELEKLGFGIVGFACTTCNGMSGALDPKLQKEAADSGVYTTAVLSGNRNFDGRIHPFIKEAFLASPPLVIAYAIAGSIRFNIETDVLGKDKNGNDIKLKDIWPSDEEIDAVVNSAVKPEMFGKIYDPMFARNGLGAKKAEPFYKWNTKSTYINKPPYWEDEYMQMPALKNMRPLGVFPDNITTDHLSPSNAILPTSASGEYCIKMGLPIEDLNSYATHRGDHHTASRATLANPKLFNEMVKDENGNVKQGSLTKIMPEGKESRMWEAIETYTQRKQPLIIIAGTNYGQGSSRDWAAKGVRLAGVEVLIAESIERIHRTNLVGMGVLPLQFKEGETRHTYAIDGTEVFEIVGDITPRCDLTVVMTRANGEVVKFSVLCRLDTSAEVEVYKNGGILQKFAKDVIASK is encoded by the coding sequence ATGACAAATGAAAAATATCTTAAACAATTAGATGGTTTAGATGTTAAATACTATGATGTAAAAAGTGCTGTTGAAGATATAAAAGCAGGTTCTTTTGCAAAACTAAATTATACTTCAAGAGTTTTAGCTGAAAACTTATTAAGAAAATGCCCAAGTGCAGATTTAAAAGATTCATTAATTCAGTTAATTGAAAAAAGAACAGATAAAGATTTCCCTTGGTATCCAAGTAGAGTTATCTGTCACGATATTTTAGGACTTACTGCTTTTGTTGATTTAGCAGGTCTTAGAGAAGCTGTAGCTAAAGAAGGCGGAGATCCACAAAAAGTTAATCCAGTTGTTCCTACACAATTAATCGTTGATCACTCTTTAGCAGTTGAATGTGGTGGATATGATCCAGATGCTTTCCAAAAAAATAGAGATATTGAAGATAGAAGAAATGCAGATAGATTCCATTTTATTAATTGGGCAAAAGAAGCATTTAATAATGTTGATGTTATTCCTCCAGGTAATGGGATTATGCACCAAATCAACTTAGAAAAAATGTCTCCAGTTGTTCATAATATTGATGGTATTGCATCTCCTGATACATTAGTTGGAACAGATTCACACACTCCTCACGTAGATGCACTTGGTGTTATTGCTGTTGGTGTTGGTGGATTAGAAGCTGAAAACGTTATGTTAGGAAATCCTTCATATATGAGAGTTCCTGAAATTATCGGTGTTGAAATAACTGGTACTAGAGCAGCTGGAATTACAGCTACTGATATCGCTTTATCTTTAACATCATTTTTAAGAGAAAACAACGTAATTTCTGCATATTTAGAATTCTACGGAAGTGGAATTAAATATTTAGATTTAGGAGATAGAGCAACTATTTCTAATATGACACCAGAGTATGGTGCAAGTGCAGCAATGTTTGCTATTGATAATAGAACTATTGATTATTTAAAAATCACAGGACGTGAAGCAAAACAAGTTGAATTAGTTGAAAAATATGCAAAAGCAAATGGTCTTTGGGCAGATTCTTTAAATGAAGCAACTTATGCAAGAACTTTAAAATTTGATTTATCAACTGTAACAAGAAGTTTAGCAGGTCCTTCAAAACCACATAAATTAGTTCCAACTTCAACTTTAGAAGCTGAAGGTATTACTAAAAAAATTGAAATTACAAATGATGTAATTCCTGATGGTGCAGTTTTAATTGCGGCTATTACTTCATGTACAAATACTTCTAATCCAAGAAACGTTGTTGCAGCTGGATTATTAGCTAAAAAAGCAAATGAATTAGGTTTAACAAGAAAAAGATGGGTTAAATCTTCATTAGCACCAGGTTCAAAAGTTGCTGAATTATATTTAAAAGAGTCTGGATTACTTCCTGAACTTGAAAAATTAGGATTCGGAATTGTTGGATTTGCTTGTACAACTTGTAATGGAATGAGTGGAGCATTAGATCCAAAACTTCAAAAAGAAGCAGCTGATAGTGGAGTTTACACAACAGCAGTTTTATCTGGAAACAGAAACTTTGATGGAAGAATTCACCCATTTATTAAAGAAGCATTTTTAGCTTCACCACCACTTGTTATTGCTTATGCAATTGCAGGAAGTATTAGATTTAATATTGAAACAGATGTTTTAGGTAAAGACAAAAATGGAAATGATATTAAATTAAAAGATATTTGGCCAAGTGATGAAGAGATTGATGCAGTTGTAAATAGTGCAGTTAAACCTGAAATGTTTGGAAAAATTTATGATCCAATGTTTGCTAGAAATGGTTTAGGTGCAAAAAAAGCTGAACCATTCTATAAATGGAATACTAAATCTACATATATTAATAAACCTCCTTATTGGGAAGATGAATATATGCAAATGCCAGCATTAAAAAATATGAGACCATTAGGTGTGTTCCCTGATAATATTACAACAGACCACTTATCTCCATCAAATGCAATTTTACCTACTAGTGCTTCTGGTGAATATTGTATAAAAATGGGATTACCAATTGAAGATTTAAACTCTTATGCAACGCATAGAGGGGATCACCATACTGCATCAAGAGCAACTTTGGCAAATCCAAAACTGTTCAATGAAATGGTAAAAGATGAAAATGGTAATGTAAAACAAGGAAGTTTAACAAAAATTATGCCTGAAGGTAAAGAATCTAGAATGTGGGAAGCAATAGAAACTTACACACAAAGAAAACAACCTTTAATTATTATTGCTGGAACAAACTATGGACAAGGAAGTTCAAGAGACTGGGCAGCAAAAGGTGTAAGACTTGCTGGTGTTGAAGTTTTAATTGCTGAAAGTATCGAAAGAATTCATAGAACTAACTTAGTTGGAATGGGAGTTTTACCATTACAATTTAAAGAAGGTGAAACAAGACATACTTATGCTATTGATGGAACTGAAGTATTTGAAATCGTTGGAGATATTACTCCAAGATGTGATTTAACAGTTGTTATGACAAGAGCAAATGGAGAAGTTGTTAAATTCTCTGTATTATGTAGATTAGATACTTCTGCTGAAGTTGAAGTTTACAAAAATGGTGGAATTTTACAAAAATTCGCTAAAGATGTTATTGCATCAAAATAA
- a CDS encoding DNA polymerase III subunit gamma/tau, protein MNKEILEDRVLALKYRPKRFEDLIGQSTISQTLSLALDSNRLSHAYLFSGLRGSGKTSTARIMAKALLCSQGPTSKPCDICDNCKSANASKHLDIIEMDAASNRGIDDIKDLIEHTKYKPSSARFKVFIIDEVHMLTTQAFNALLKTLEEPPGFVKFILATTDPLKLPATILSRTQHFRFNKIAQSDVVHHLSYILNKENIDFEQNALEILARSGQGSLRDTLTLLDQAIIFSKGKVNTTSVVDMLGLIDPKMMDNIFSMILNKEDITKLVKELEVYEVSQICDEMTIYLKDKMLSRDNKFDLLLFDRFFRILSDAKQLLAINSDGTFVLILTFMKMIEATNLRTIDDIINQVEKIEPKKELISEKTTPIIESSLVKNPEIPQKEVIKEKVNTLIVEEETKIEEVTALDEVLIQTNNIIDLGITNSIETINYSTPFDELPITKPIENQKEEKIEEIKELEIEHISFESEVSFNPTQEVEIIPLEDESDKFLDLYNQLTAKVYDRDYSLGECFEKNFIFNGFSDDKLHIISYAQDEDRKLLFKYFGLIKAFAQDIFGSNVELDFKKEEATILEEKPLVSENVEETSSMIEDIELGSGCVADMTKSSVITPSQKELQINDILNSKMVDKAKELFDIKKITVKTRS, encoded by the coding sequence ATGAATAAAGAAATTTTAGAAGATAGAGTTTTAGCCCTAAAATATAGACCAAAAAGATTTGAAGATTTAATAGGACAAAGTACAATTTCACAAACTCTATCTTTAGCTCTTGATTCAAATAGATTATCACATGCTTACCTTTTTTCAGGTCTTAGAGGAAGTGGAAAAACTTCAACAGCAAGAATAATGGCAAAAGCTTTATTATGTTCACAAGGACCAACAAGTAAACCTTGTGATATTTGTGATAATTGTAAAAGTGCAAATGCATCTAAACATCTTGATATTATAGAAATGGATGCTGCAAGTAACAGAGGAATTGATGACATTAAAGATTTGATTGAACATACTAAATATAAACCAAGTTCTGCACGATTTAAAGTCTTTATAATCGATGAAGTTCATATGCTTACAACTCAAGCTTTTAATGCTTTATTAAAAACTTTAGAAGAACCTCCAGGATTTGTAAAGTTTATACTTGCGACAACAGATCCATTAAAACTTCCAGCAACAATTTTAAGTAGAACTCAGCATTTTAGATTTAATAAAATTGCTCAAAGTGATGTAGTTCATCATCTTTCATACATTTTAAATAAAGAAAATATTGATTTTGAACAAAATGCTTTAGAAATTTTAGCAAGAAGTGGTCAAGGAAGTTTAAGAGATACATTAACTCTTTTAGACCAAGCTATAATTTTTTCAAAAGGAAAAGTAAACACAACAAGTGTTGTTGATATGTTAGGATTAATTGATCCTAAAATGATGGATAATATTTTCTCTATGATTTTAAATAAAGAAGATATTACAAAATTAGTTAAAGAGTTAGAAGTTTATGAAGTTTCGCAAATTTGTGATGAAATGACAATCTATTTAAAAGATAAAATGTTATCTCGTGATAATAAATTTGATTTACTTTTATTTGATAGATTCTTTAGAATTTTAAGTGATGCAAAACAATTACTTGCAATAAATAGTGATGGTACTTTTGTTCTTATTTTAACTTTTATGAAAATGATTGAAGCTACAAATCTAAGAACAATTGATGATATTATAAATCAAGTTGAAAAAATAGAACCTAAAAAAGAGTTGATTAGTGAAAAAACTACTCCTATAATTGAAAGTAGTTTGGTTAAAAATCCTGAAATACCACAAAAAGAAGTAATTAAAGAAAAAGTAAATACTTTAATTGTTGAAGAAGAGACAAAAATAGAAGAAGTAACTGCTTTAGATGAAGTTCTAATTCAAACAAATAATATTATAGATTTAGGAATTACAAATTCAATAGAGACTATAAATTATTCAACACCATTTGATGAATTACCAATAACAAAACCAATTGAAAATCAAAAAGAAGAAAAAATTGAAGAAATAAAAGAACTAGAAATTGAACATATCTCTTTTGAAAGTGAAGTATCTTTTAACCCAACACAAGAAGTTGAAATAATTCCATTAGAAGATGAATCTGATAAATTTTTAGATTTATACAATCAACTAACTGCAAAAGTTTACGATAGAGATTACTCTTTAGGTGAATGTTTTGAAAAAAACTTTATATTCAATGGTTTTAGTGATGATAAATTACATATAATTTCTTATGCACAAGATGAAGATAGAAAACTTTTATTTAAATACTTTGGGCTTATAAAAGCTTTTGCACAAGATATTTTCGGTTCAAATGTTGAATTAGATTTCAAAAAGGAAGAAGCCACCATACTAGAAGAAAAACCTCTAGTTAGTGAAAATGTTGAAGAGACTTCTTCAATGATTGAAGATATAGAATTAGGTTCTGGTTGTGTTGCTGATATGACAAAAAGTTCAGTTATAACACCTTCTCAAAAAGAGTTACAAATAAATGATATTTTAAACTCAAAAATGGTTGATAAAGCCAAAGAACTATTTGATATCAAAAAAATTACAGTAAAAACAAGAAGTTAA
- a CDS encoding hydrolase: MRIRVEDALFCLVDVQERLFPHIGNKEILEKNLLTLVKGLKVLNVPFIVNEQYKKGIGETIPSLKELVETYSSYEKTTFSCCQNDETMKAIKNANKKVVIVAGIETHVCVLQTCIDLLENGFKVVLVTDCCSSRKENDTKFAIKRLIQAGVIPTTYESILFELTLDAKNPCFKEISSLVK; the protein is encoded by the coding sequence ATGAGAATAAGAGTTGAAGATGCACTTTTTTGTTTAGTTGATGTACAAGAAAGACTTTTCCCACATATAGGAAATAAAGAAATTTTAGAAAAAAATCTTCTTACTTTAGTAAAAGGTTTGAAAGTTTTAAATGTTCCTTTTATTGTAAATGAACAGTATAAAAAAGGTATAGGTGAAACAATTCCTTCTTTAAAAGAGTTAGTTGAAACTTATTCATCTTATGAAAAAACTACATTTTCTTGTTGTCAAAATGATGAAACAATGAAAGCTATAAAAAATGCAAATAAAAAAGTAGTAATTGTTGCAGGTATTGAAACTCATGTTTGTGTACTTCAAACTTGTATTGATTTACTTGAAAATGGGTTTAAAGTAGTTTTAGTTACTGATTGTTGTAGCTCAAGAAAAGAAAATGATACAAAATTTGCTATAAAAAGATTGATTCAAGCTGGAGTTATTCCAACAACATATGAGTCAATTTTATTTGAACTTACACTTGATGCAAAGAATCCTTGTTTTAAAGAGATTTCATCTTTAGTGAAATAA